Proteins encoded in a region of the Candidatus Hydrogenedentota bacterium genome:
- the rpmI gene encoding 50S ribosomal protein L35 has protein sequence MPKVKTNRGAAKRLRRTKNGLFKRSKSFRGHLKTSKSAKRRRGLRRPMVLDASDHKRAQELLPYA, from the coding sequence ATGCCAAAAGTCAAGACGAATCGCGGCGCGGCCAAACGGTTACGCCGGACCAAGAACGGCCTGTTCAAGCGGAGCAAATCGTTCCGTGGCCATCTCAAAACCTCGAAATCGGCCAAGCGCCGGCGGGGACTGCGCCGCCCGATGGTGCTGGACGCGTCCGATCACAAGCGCGCGCAGGAATTGCTGCCCTACGCGTAA
- the infC gene encoding translation initiation factor IF-3 — MIRARQVRVIDEEGNQLGIMSPADALREAEERGLDLVEVAGKAMPPVCRIMDYGKFRYQQSKRAKESRKHQHTITVKEIKYRPKIDVHDFETKTNHVRAFLREGDKVKVTIMFRGREMAHPEFGREILARVVEGTKDLSQADCDVSAAKLEGRNMCIVLSPTAGAHPTTHPAPQA, encoded by the coding sequence ATGATTCGTGCGCGACAGGTTCGCGTAATTGACGAGGAAGGCAACCAACTGGGCATCATGAGTCCCGCGGACGCGTTGCGGGAAGCCGAGGAACGGGGCCTGGACTTGGTGGAAGTGGCGGGCAAGGCGATGCCGCCCGTATGTCGCATCATGGACTACGGGAAATTCCGGTATCAGCAAAGCAAGCGCGCCAAGGAATCCAGAAAACATCAGCACACGATCACGGTCAAGGAAATCAAATACCGCCCCAAGATTGACGTGCACGACTTCGAAACGAAGACCAATCATGTGCGCGCATTCCTGCGGGAAGGCGACAAGGTCAAGGTGACAATCATGTTTCGCGGCCGCGAAATGGCCCATCCGGAATTTGGACGGGAAATCCTCGCGCGGGTCGTGGAAGGCACCAAGGACCTGAGCCAGGCGGATTGCGACGTTTCGGCGGCGAAACTCGAAGGCCGTAACATGTGCATCGTTCTGTCGCCGACGGCGGGCGCCCATCCGACGACCCACCCGGCGCCGCAGGCCTAA